The Vulpes lagopus strain Blue_001 chromosome 14, ASM1834538v1, whole genome shotgun sequence genome window below encodes:
- the RAN gene encoding GTP-binding nuclear protein Ran has product MAAQGEPQVQFKLVLVGDGGTGKTTFVKRHLTGEFEKKYVATLGVEVHPLVFHTNRGPIKFNVWDTAGQEKFGGLRDGYYIQAQCAIIMFDVTSRVTYKNVPNWHRDLVRVCENIPIVLCGNKVDIKDRKVKAKSIVFHRKKNLQYYDISAKSNYNFEKPFLWLARKLIGDPNLEFVAMPALAPPEVVMDPALAAQYEHDLEVAQTTALPDEDDDL; this is encoded by the exons ATGGCTGCCCAGGGAGAGCCCCAAGTCCAGTTCAAG CTGGTGCTGGTTGGCGACGGCGGCACCGGCAAGACCACGTTCGTGAAGCGTCACCTGACGGGTGAATTCGAGAAGAAGTATGTAG CCACCCTGGGCGTGGAGGTCCACCCCCTCGTGTTCCACACCAACAGGGGCCCCATCAAGTTCAACGTGTGGGACACCGCCGGCCAGGAGAAGTTCGGCGGGCTCCGGGACGGCTACTACATCCAAg CCCAGTGTGCCATTATAATGTTTGACGTGACGTCAAGGGTTACTTACAAGAATGTGCCTAACTGGCATAGAGATCTGGTACGAGTGTGTGAGAACATCCCCATTGTGCTGTGTGGCAATAAAGTGGATATTAAGGACAGAAAAGTTAAGGCAAAATCTATTGTCTTCCACCGAAAGAAGAACCTTCAG TACTATGACATTTCTGCCAAAAGTAACTACAATTTTGAGAAGCCGTTCCTGTGGCTTGCTAGAAAACTAATTGGAGACCCTAACCTGGAGTTTGTCGCCATGCCTGCTCTTGCCCCCCCAGAGGTGGTCATGGATCCAGCTCTGGCAGCACAGTACGAGCACGATCTAGAG GTTGCTCAGACGACCGCGCTCCCGGATGAGGATGATGACCTGTGA